The following are from one region of the Paenalkalicoccus suaedae genome:
- a CDS encoding DivIVA domain-containing protein, whose protein sequence is MPLSPLDIHNKEFTRGFRGYDEDEVNEFLDQIIKDYELIIREKKELFDRVNELEDKLTHFSNIETTLNKSILVAQETAEEVKRSASKEAKLIVKESEKNADRIINDALAKSRKVSYEIEELKKQSSVYRTRFKMLLEAQLEMLHTDDWDELADDAEDREQLSYESR, encoded by the coding sequence ATGCCACTATCGCCATTAGATATTCATAATAAAGAATTCACACGTGGATTCCGAGGTTATGATGAAGACGAGGTTAATGAATTTTTAGATCAAATCATCAAAGATTACGAGCTTATCATTCGAGAGAAAAAAGAGCTGTTTGATCGTGTCAACGAGCTTGAGGATAAGCTTACGCACTTTTCAAACATAGAGACTACGCTAAATAAATCTATTTTAGTGGCCCAAGAGACTGCGGAAGAGGTAAAGCGAAGTGCCTCTAAAGAAGCAAAGCTCATCGTAAAGGAATCGGAGAAGAACGCTGATCGGATTATTAACGATGCGCTAGCAAAATCGCGAAAAGTGTCGTACGAGATTGAAGAGCTTAAAAAGCAATCATCTGTCTACCGTACAAGATTTAAAATGCTGCTTGAAGCGCAGCTTGAAATGCTACATACCGATGACTGGGATGAGCTTGCGGATGACGCAGAAGATCGCGAGCAATTGTCCTACGAGAGCCGCTAG
- a CDS encoding RNA-binding protein has product MSVYQHYRKEEHAFVDQVLDWKEIVEREYRAKLTDFLDPRKQRILLSLIGAKSEVLVSFHGAYEGAERKRALLHPDYLDPSIEDFELACYDIRYPEKYTSIEHPQVLGSLMGLGMKREKFGDIIIASERAQIIVAKEVSGFVEQEFTHVGKHGITLDSLQPGSLVTPDEEMREQSGTISSLRLDAVLAEVFKLSRAKVKPLIQSEKVKVNWQIIEDPAYLLKEGDVLSLRGSGRCQIIELGGETKKGKQRIIVGIIGA; this is encoded by the coding sequence TTGTCAGTCTATCAGCACTATCGAAAGGAAGAGCACGCGTTTGTCGACCAAGTGCTTGATTGGAAAGAAATCGTAGAACGAGAGTATCGCGCAAAGCTAACAGACTTTTTAGATCCTAGAAAGCAACGAATTTTACTATCGCTTATTGGGGCTAAATCGGAAGTGCTCGTCTCTTTTCACGGGGCGTATGAGGGTGCAGAAAGAAAACGAGCGCTTCTGCACCCAGATTATTTAGATCCAAGCATAGAAGATTTTGAGCTAGCTTGTTATGATATCCGTTATCCTGAAAAATATACGTCGATTGAACACCCTCAAGTACTCGGTTCTTTAATGGGGCTTGGAATGAAGCGAGAAAAATTCGGAGATATCATTATCGCATCCGAAAGAGCGCAGATCATTGTTGCAAAAGAAGTTTCTGGTTTTGTAGAACAGGAGTTTACCCACGTCGGTAAACACGGAATAACGCTAGATTCCTTACAACCAGGTTCTCTCGTGACACCTGACGAAGAGATGAGAGAGCAGTCAGGCACTATATCATCCCTTCGACTGGATGCTGTGTTGGCGGAAGTATTTAAGCTATCACGTGCTAAAGTAAAACCACTTATCCAATCTGAGAAGGTAAAGGTTAATTGGCAAATTATTGAGGATCCTGCATATCTTTTGAAAGAAGGAGATGTTCTTTCACTTAGAGGAAGTGGTCGCTGTCAAATTATCGAGCTTGGTGGCGAGACGAAGAAGGGTAAACAACGTATCATAGTTGGAATAATTGGCGCATAG
- a CDS encoding YggT family protein: MEVLLNVILTAMNVYWFMCIIYIFMSWLPNARESNFGQALGRMVEPYFEPFRRIIPPLGMIDISPLIAIFVLRFAQNGVQFLFYNFLI; encoded by the coding sequence ATGGAAGTCTTATTAAATGTTATATTAACAGCAATGAATGTTTACTGGTTCATGTGTATTATTTATATATTTATGTCTTGGCTCCCTAATGCACGCGAGTCGAATTTCGGACAAGCTCTTGGTCGTATGGTAGAACCATACTTTGAGCCGTTCCGCAGAATTATTCCACCACTTGGAATGATCGATATTTCGCCACTTATTGCAATCTTTGTGCTCCGTTTTGCGCAAAATGGTGTTCAGTTCTTATTTTATAACTTTTTGATCTAA
- a CDS encoding cell division protein SepF, giving the protein MTIKTKIKRFFEMEDDYEEREVEVEQNRDEDIHLPVTNKKQTKGDKPNVVSLSSIQQTSKMILLEPHSYDEVQEIADHLKDRRAVVINLQRIPREQAKRIVDFLSGTVYAIGGDIQKLGDNIFLCTPDNINVSGSISELFQD; this is encoded by the coding sequence GTGACGATTAAAACGAAGATCAAACGTTTCTTTGAAATGGAAGATGATTATGAAGAGCGAGAGGTTGAAGTCGAGCAAAATCGTGACGAAGACATCCACCTCCCCGTTACAAACAAAAAGCAAACAAAAGGGGACAAGCCTAATGTTGTTAGCTTAAGCTCCATTCAACAAACGTCGAAGATGATTCTTTTAGAGCCTCATTCGTACGATGAGGTGCAGGAGATTGCGGATCACTTAAAAGATCGTCGCGCCGTTGTCATTAATCTGCAGCGCATCCCACGTGAACAGGCGAAACGAATAGTCGACTTTTTAAGCGGAACAGTTTACGCTATAGGTGGAGATATTCAAAAGCTTGGGGACAATATCTTTTTATGCACGCCTGATAACATTAATGTTTCAGGATCGATTTCAGAGTTATTTCAAGACTAG
- a CDS encoding YggS family pyridoxal phosphate-dependent enzyme: protein MSVVNNLEEIRTRIAQACHKVDRNPNDVTIVAVTKYVSIETAKEALKAGITDLGENRLEEGMNKFDDIKHDATWHFIGTLQSRKVKEMIHAFDFVHSIERESIAKEIEKRVEDGRTISAFVQVNVTGEESKSGLTPDEVLPFIEKLAEYKAVRIVGLMTMAPHVEDPETVRPAFRALRELQQEIASKNFAHAPCTELSMGMSNDYEVAIEEGATYIRLGSCLVGNEKKG from the coding sequence TTGTCTGTAGTAAATAACCTTGAAGAAATTCGTACGCGCATTGCACAAGCATGTCATAAAGTGGATCGTAATCCGAACGATGTGACAATTGTTGCGGTGACTAAATACGTTTCGATAGAGACAGCAAAAGAAGCACTTAAAGCCGGTATTACAGATTTAGGTGAAAATCGGTTAGAAGAAGGTATGAATAAATTTGATGATATTAAGCATGATGCTACTTGGCACTTTATCGGGACCCTTCAATCTCGGAAAGTAAAAGAGATGATTCATGCGTTTGACTTTGTACATTCGATCGAACGTGAGTCGATTGCGAAAGAGATTGAAAAACGAGTGGAAGATGGGCGAACTATCTCTGCCTTCGTTCAAGTTAATGTAACTGGCGAAGAATCGAAGTCTGGGTTAACACCGGACGAGGTGTTGCCGTTCATTGAGAAGCTAGCAGAGTATAAGGCGGTTCGAATCGTTGGGTTAATGACAATGGCTCCGCACGTCGAGGATCCTGAAACAGTCAGACCCGCGTTTCGTGCGCTAAGAGAGCTTCAGCAAGAGATCGCGTCAAAAAACTTCGCTCATGCACCGTGTACAGAGCTGTCTATGGGAATGTCTAATGATTATGAGGTAGCTATTGAAGAAGGCGCAACGTATATTCGACTTGGCTCATGCTTAGTTGGTAACGAAAAAAAGGGGTGA
- a CDS encoding YlmC/YmxH family sporulation protein translates to MITMTELATKEVVNVSTGKLLGHVVDLDVDLDKGLVQAIIIGQGRVRSLFNKEAELFIPWVQIKKIGQDVILVQIAEAASIGKD, encoded by the coding sequence ATGATTACGATGACAGAGCTTGCAACAAAAGAAGTGGTGAATGTCTCGACTGGAAAGCTATTAGGCCACGTCGTAGACTTAGATGTCGATTTAGATAAAGGGCTTGTACAAGCTATTATTATCGGCCAAGGAAGGGTGAGATCCCTTTTTAATAAAGAAGCGGAGCTATTTATACCGTGGGTACAAATTAAGAAAATTGGACAGGATGTCATTCTCGTTCAAATCGCTGAAGCGGCTTCTATAGGAAAAGATTGA
- the sigG gene encoding RNA polymerase sporulation sigma factor SigG: protein MARNKVEICGVDTSTLPVLKNTEMRILFKQMQEEEDDDAREKLVSGNLRLVLSVIQRFNHRGENVDDLFQVGCIGLMKSIDNFDLSQNVKFSTYAVPMIIGEIRRYLRDNNPIRVSRSLRDTAYRALQVRDSLMATRPREQEPTVQEIAKELDIPTEDIVFALDAIQDPVSLFEPIYQDGGDPIFVMDQIRDDREKDTNWCDQLALKEAMLRLNDREKKIVRMRYFEGKTQMEVAEEIGISQAQVSRLEKSAVKDMNQLARD from the coding sequence ATGGCGCGAAATAAAGTGGAGATTTGTGGCGTGGATACTTCCACACTTCCAGTATTAAAAAATACAGAAATGCGGATTTTATTTAAACAAATGCAAGAGGAAGAGGACGACGATGCACGTGAAAAACTGGTTAGTGGAAATTTAAGACTTGTACTTAGCGTGATTCAACGATTTAACCATCGAGGAGAGAATGTCGACGATCTATTTCAAGTAGGCTGTATTGGACTAATGAAATCGATCGATAACTTTGATCTCTCACAAAATGTCAAATTCTCGACGTATGCAGTCCCGATGATTATAGGGGAAATAAGACGCTACTTGCGAGATAATAACCCAATTCGAGTCTCAAGATCACTAAGAGATACAGCGTATAGAGCGCTTCAAGTCCGAGACTCTCTCATGGCAACTAGACCACGAGAACAAGAGCCAACCGTGCAAGAGATTGCCAAAGAATTAGATATTCCTACTGAGGATATTGTATTTGCACTTGATGCGATTCAAGATCCTGTCTCCTTATTTGAACCGATTTATCAGGATGGTGGAGATCCAATTTTTGTGATGGATCAAATTCGTGATGACCGAGAAAAAGATACGAATTGGTGCGATCAGCTAGCGTTAAAAGAAGCGATGCTCCGCCTAAATGATAGGGAGAAAAAAATCGTTCGTATGCGCTACTTTGAAGGCAAGACGCAAATGGAAGTAGCAGAGGAAATTGGAATTTCTCAAGCGCAAGTATCGAGGCTTGAAAAATCGGCAGTAAAAGATATGAATCAGCTAGCACGTGACTAA
- the sigE gene encoding RNA polymerase sporulation sigma factor SigE translates to MYVKRWYYKLLMRFHVKGKEVYYIGGSEALPPPLSKDEEAAVLAKLPDEAARATLIERNLRLVVYISRKFENTGINIEDLISIGTIGLIKAVNTFNPEKKIKLATYGSRCIENEILMYLRRNNKRRSEVSFDEPLNIDWDGNELLLSDVLGTEEDIITKGMEETVDRRLLKHALLSLNDREKQIMELRFGLSGEKERTQKDVADLLGISQSYISRLEKRIIRRLQKEFNKMM, encoded by the coding sequence ATGTATGTAAAGCGCTGGTATTATAAGCTTCTAATGAGGTTTCATGTAAAAGGGAAAGAGGTCTATTATATCGGTGGAAGCGAGGCATTACCACCACCGTTGTCCAAGGATGAGGAGGCTGCGGTCCTTGCTAAGCTACCTGATGAAGCGGCACGCGCAACGCTAATTGAGCGGAATTTAAGGCTTGTTGTATATATCTCCCGTAAGTTTGAAAATACAGGGATAAACATTGAGGATCTAATAAGCATCGGAACCATCGGGCTAATTAAAGCAGTTAATACGTTTAATCCTGAGAAAAAAATAAAGCTTGCTACTTATGGATCTAGATGTATTGAGAACGAAATTCTCATGTATTTGCGTCGAAATAATAAACGCCGATCAGAGGTATCTTTTGACGAGCCTTTAAATATTGATTGGGACGGCAACGAACTACTATTATCTGATGTGCTGGGTACGGAAGAGGATATTATTACAAAAGGAATGGAGGAGACCGTAGATCGACGCCTCCTTAAACATGCACTACTCTCATTAAATGATCGAGAGAAGCAAATTATGGAACTTCGCTTTGGTCTATCGGGGGAAAAAGAGCGTACACAAAAAGATGTTGCAGACTTATTAGGTATCTCTCAGTCCTATATTTCTCGCCTAGAAAAGCGGATTATTAGACGCCTTCAAAAAGAATTTAACAAAATGATGTGA
- a CDS encoding sigma-E processing peptidase SpoIIGA: protein MFVDILFAMNIIMDYMILTLTALVMKEQPSIKRKLGGALLASLYLWVMLVPEIGFLLMPVVKILYSLLIIRATFGKRRIIRLLQLTGTFYFVQFAIGGGMLAVHYFLTVDQSFATALKNPGFSPYGSPLSWGFIVISFPGLWLFVKHRDFLLRAIKRMEEKIVPVILASKEATVRLKGFIDTGNQAMDPLTKRPIIFVNEDKLQEVLAEEQIQKLITNNMDNLSIDMTVVPIRTVAGQALRVVWKPSSCNLERNGQKESCHVYVALSETLSDTDRYNCLLHESMEG from the coding sequence ATGTTTGTTGATATTCTCTTTGCAATGAATATCATCATGGACTACATGATTTTAACGTTGACCGCATTGGTTATGAAGGAACAACCAAGCATAAAACGAAAGCTTGGTGGTGCGTTACTCGCTTCTCTGTATCTGTGGGTCATGCTAGTACCAGAGATTGGATTTTTACTGATGCCAGTAGTTAAAATTCTTTATTCACTCCTTATCATCCGTGCGACGTTTGGTAAACGACGTATTATCCGGCTGCTACAACTGACTGGGACGTTTTATTTTGTACAGTTTGCGATCGGTGGAGGGATGCTTGCGGTACATTATTTTCTGACAGTCGATCAATCGTTCGCGACAGCTTTAAAGAACCCTGGATTTAGCCCATATGGGTCCCCTTTATCGTGGGGGTTTATCGTGATCTCATTTCCAGGTCTCTGGCTATTTGTAAAACACCGAGATTTTTTACTTCGCGCGATTAAACGAATGGAAGAAAAAATAGTGCCTGTCATACTAGCATCTAAGGAAGCAACGGTGAGATTGAAAGGATTTATTGATACTGGTAATCAGGCAATGGATCCATTGACAAAACGACCGATTATATTTGTCAATGAAGACAAGCTTCAAGAAGTATTAGCAGAAGAGCAGATACAGAAGCTTATAACGAATAATATGGACAACCTGTCGATTGACATGACGGTTGTACCAATTAGAACGGTTGCTGGACAGGCACTACGAGTTGTTTGGAAACCAAGCTCTTGTAACTTAGAAAGGAACGGTCAAAAGGAATCATGTCACGTCTATGTTGCCCTAAGTGAAACATTAAGTGATACAGATAGATACAACTGCTTACTACACGAATCTATGGAAGGATGA